One segment of Vulpes lagopus strain Blue_001 chromosome 8, ASM1834538v1, whole genome shotgun sequence DNA contains the following:
- the RAB42 gene encoding ras-related protein Rab-42, translating into MAAGGCRYQFRIALLGDAAVGKTSLLRRYVAGAPGTPEPEPEPEPAPTVGVEFYSRLLQLRAGPRVKLQLWDTAGHERFRCITRSFYRNVVGVLLVFDVTNRKSFEHIFDWHQEVIATQGPDKVIFLLIGHKSDLRSTRCVSAQEAEELAASLGMAFMETSAKNNCNVDLAFNTIADSIQQALEQGDIKMEEDWGGVRLIHKTQVPRAPPRQQPPGPCQC; encoded by the exons ATGGCCGCGGGGGGCTGCCGCTACCAGTTCCGGATCGCGCTGCTGGGGGACGCGGCGGTGGGCAAGACGTCGCTGCTGCGGCGCTACGTGGCAGGCGCGCCCGGGACcccggagcccgagcccgagcccgagccggcGCCCACGGTGGGCGTCGAGTTCTACAGCCGCCTGCTGCAGCTGCGGGCCGGGCCGCGCGTCAAGCTGCAGCTCTGGGACACGGCGGGCCACGAGCGCTTCAG GTGCATCACCAGGTCCTTCTACCGAAATGTGGTGGGTGTCCTACTGGTCTTCGATGTGACAAACAGGAAGTCTTTTGAACATATCTTCGACTGGCATCAGGAGGTCATAGCCACTCAGGGCCCCGACAAAGTGATCTTCTTACTGATTGGCCACAAGAGTGACCTGCGGAGCACCCGCTGTGTCTCCGCTCAGGAGGCAGAGGAGCTGGCTGCCTCCCTTGGCATGGCCTTCATGGAGACCTCTGCTAAAAATAACTGCAATGTGGACCTGGCCTTCAACACCATTGCTGACTCCATCCAGCAGGCCCTGGAGCAGGGGGACATCAAGATGGAGGAGGATTGGGGGGGTGTCCGGCTCATCCACAAGACCCAagtccccagggcccccccaaGACAGCAGCCCCCAGGTCCTTGCCAGTGTTGA